From Weissella confusa, a single genomic window includes:
- the spxB gene encoding pyruvate oxidase, which translates to MSDKKITAGLAALKVMEGWGIDTMYGIPSGTLSGLMNAMSNPENNIKFIQVKHEEVGSMAAAMQYKFSGKMAVAVGSGGPGATHLINGLYDAAMDATPVLAILGSKPSRELGMDSFQELNQNPMYNNIAVYNKRVAVPEQLPYMIDDAIRNAISKKGVAVLEVPADFGFAEIDAEMNYANPIYSSGDVYKEYDPVAPKAADVDAAVEILKNAKRPVIYAGFGTIGHGELVQELSRKLKAPVLTTAKSYEAFDYDFEGLMGSAGRVAWKSGNDVIFEADTVLFIGNNYPFSQVENFMAGVKHFIQIDSNPARLGRRHKADVAMLADAGLAVEALLEKVEPVAESAWWNAALKDAQNWRDYMHKIETKTEGPLEAYQVYNAINKYADEDAIFSIDVGDTTQMSIRHLHMTPKNMWRTSPLFATMGIAIPGGIGAKNVFPDRQVFNIAGDGAFAMTDSDIVTAVRYNMPVINVVMTNTQYGFIKDKYEDTNTYRNDEIVDFGDVDYAKIAEAQGAVGLTVNSIADIDKVMQEAVDYYKQGRVVVVDAKITKERPIPVEGLKLDPALASEEEIKAFKERYDAQELVPFRKFLEEEGLKSQVVKVNDEDTKYNF; encoded by the coding sequence ATGTCAGATAAGAAGATTACAGCCGGTTTGGCTGCATTGAAGGTTATGGAAGGTTGGGGTATCGACACAATGTACGGTATTCCTTCTGGAACTTTGAGTGGATTGATGAACGCGATGAGTAATCCTGAGAACAACATCAAGTTCATTCAAGTTAAGCACGAAGAAGTTGGAAGTATGGCAGCTGCTATGCAATACAAGTTCAGTGGTAAGATGGCCGTTGCTGTCGGATCTGGTGGACCTGGTGCGACTCACTTGATTAACGGTTTGTACGATGCTGCCATGGACGCAACGCCAGTTTTGGCAATATTGGGTTCAAAGCCATCTCGTGAATTGGGAATGGATTCATTCCAAGAGTTGAACCAAAACCCAATGTACAACAATATCGCTGTTTACAATAAGCGTGTTGCCGTTCCTGAGCAATTGCCATACATGATTGACGATGCCATCCGCAACGCCATTTCAAAGAAGGGTGTTGCTGTTCTTGAAGTGCCTGCTGATTTCGGATTTGCTGAAATTGACGCTGAAATGAACTACGCTAACCCAATTTACTCTTCTGGTGACGTTTACAAGGAATACGACCCGGTTGCACCTAAGGCAGCTGACGTTGATGCCGCTGTTGAAATTTTGAAGAATGCTAAGCGTCCAGTAATCTACGCTGGTTTCGGAACAATCGGTCACGGTGAGCTAGTCCAAGAATTGTCTCGTAAGTTGAAGGCACCTGTTTTGACGACTGCCAAGAGCTACGAAGCCTTCGATTACGACTTTGAAGGTTTGATGGGTTCTGCTGGACGTGTCGCTTGGAAGTCAGGTAACGATGTCATCTTCGAAGCAGATACTGTTTTGTTCATTGGTAACAACTACCCATTCTCACAAGTTGAGAACTTTATGGCTGGTGTTAAGCACTTTATCCAAATCGACAGCAACCCAGCTCGTCTAGGACGTCGTCACAAGGCTGATGTTGCGATGTTGGCTGATGCAGGTTTGGCAGTTGAAGCATTGTTGGAGAAGGTTGAGCCAGTTGCTGAGTCAGCATGGTGGAACGCTGCTTTGAAGGATGCCCAAAACTGGCGTGACTACATGCACAAGATTGAGACGAAGACGGAAGGTCCTTTGGAGGCTTACCAAGTCTACAACGCCATCAACAAGTATGCTGATGAAGATGCTATCTTCTCAATCGATGTTGGTGACACAACGCAAATGTCAATTCGTCACTTGCACATGACACCAAAGAACATGTGGCGTACGTCACCATTGTTCGCTACGATGGGTATCGCCATCCCTGGTGGAATTGGTGCTAAGAACGTCTTCCCAGATCGTCAAGTATTTAACATCGCCGGTGACGGTGCCTTTGCGATGACTGATTCAGATATCGTGACGGCAGTTCGTTACAACATGCCTGTTATTAACGTTGTTATGACGAACACGCAATACGGATTCATCAAGGATAAGTATGAGGATACGAACACTTACCGTAACGATGAAATCGTTGACTTCGGTGATGTTGACTACGCCAAGATTGCTGAAGCACAAGGTGCTGTTGGTTTGACGGTTAACAGCATTGCAGACATCGATAAGGTGATGCAAGAAGCCGTTGACTACTACAAGCAAGGTCGTGTTGTGGTGGTTGATGCTAAGATTACGAAGGAGCGTCCAATTCCTGTTGAAGGATTGAAGCTTGATCCAGCTCTTGCATCTGAAGAAGAAATTAAGGCC